In Leptolyngbya sp. NIES-2104, the genomic window TCGCCGCAAAAATGACAGGTTGCCTCAGCTCCTTTATCGGTTTCGATCATGTCACGTAGTTCGGCTTCTCCTAACAGTTTGAGCGCACCCAGAACGCGATCGACCGAACATCCACAGTGAAAGCGCACAATCTGAGATGGGAAAATCTCTAATCCCAAATCTCCCAGTAATTCCTCGAAAATCGTCGGTAGCGTTTTCCCGGCTTGTAACAAGGGCGTGAATCCTTGAAGGGTCGATAACCGAGACTCTAAAAGTTCGACGAGTGCTGGATCACTCGCGGCTTTCGGCAAGATCTGAACCAGCAATCCGCCTGCGGCTTGTACCCCGTTTGGATCAACGAATACGCCTAGAAAGAGCGCAGAAGGCGTTTGTTCTGAAGTTACCAAGTAATTTGTGATGTCGTCCCCAATTTCGCCGGAAACCAGTTCTACGGTGCTGCTGTAAGGATAACCGTATCCAACATCGCGAACCACATACACGTAGCCATCAGTACCGATCGCGCCTCCAACATCAAGCTTTCCTTTCGCGTTCGGAGGCAATTCGACATCGGGATGATCTACATAACCGCGCACCGTTCCATCGGTGCCTGCATCAACCATCAACCCGCCCATTGGACCATTGCCTCGAATGCGAATATTGACGCGAGATTCCGATCGCTTCATACTCGATGCCAGCAATAAACCTGCTGACATCGATCTGCCGAGTGCAGCGGTCGCAACGTAGGACAATTTGTGGCGCTGTCTTGCTTCTTCGCTAAGACGGGTCGTGATCACTCCGACTGCCCGGATTCCACCATCGGCGGCAGTGGCTCGAATTAACTGGTCAGCCATGAAAAACCTTTTCGTTCCAATCTAGAGACTCTTTGATTGTAACGATTTCTTAGTAATAAATGGGGAGTCGGGAGTAGGGGGTAGGGAGTTGAATTTTTAAGGCACGCTACGCAGCATTGCTCTCCCCACTCCCCACTCTGGACTTACAGACTGTCCAACTGCTTCTTAAGGTCTTCCAACTCCGAATCGATCGCGGCATCTTTCGGAGCCTGCGTTGCCTGCGGTTGCCCAGTTGAAGTTCCCGGTAACGACTGCTGCGGTTGCGCTGAGCCGGCTAACATCTGCTGCTTCATCGCTTCGAGTTCGAGATCGACATCCCCCGATTCGAGCGATCGAAACTGCGATTCGAGGTCGGCTCCTGCGAGTTCCGATGCGGCTTGCGATCGCGCTTCAAGCTGCAATACCTTATCCTCCATCCGCTCGAAGGCTGCCATCGCGGTATTGGTTCCCATGTTGCTCACCATACCTTGGAGTTGCTCTTGTGCCTTCGCTGCACTCGCACGGGCTTTGAGCATATCCTTCTTGGTCTTGGCTTCTGAGATCTTGCCTTCGAGCGCGATCAGACTGCGCTTGAGAGTGTCAACCTGAGAGGTCTGGGTATCGAGTTGGGTTTTGAGCGCGGTTGCGGTTTCGGTGTGGGTTTTCTTGCGGGTGAGAGCTTCACGCGCAAGATTTTCGTCGCCCTTCGTCAGTGCCAATTGTGCCCGTTGTTGCCAATTATTGGATTCAGTCTGGGCTTGATTGTACTGCTGCTGGCTGCGTTTTTGAGACGCGATCGCTTGTGCCACCGCTTGACGAAGCTGCACCAAGTCTTCCTGCATATCGATCACGGCTTGTTCCAGAATTTTTTCTGGATCTTCAGCCTTGCTTACCATGTCATTCACGTTGGAGCGGACAACGCGGCTGATGCGGTCAAATAATCCCATAGGT contains:
- the hslO gene encoding Hsp33 family molecular chaperone HslO; protein product: MADQLIRATAADGGIRAVGVITTRLSEEARQRHKLSYVATAALGRSMSAGLLLASSMKRSESRVNIRIRGNGPMGGLMVDAGTDGTVRGYVDHPDVELPPNAKGKLDVGGAIGTDGYVYVVRDVGYGYPYSSTVELVSGEIGDDITNYLVTSEQTPSALFLGVFVDPNGVQAAGGLLVQILPKAASDPALVELLESRLSTLQGFTPLLQAGKTLPTIFEELLGDLGLEIFPSQIVRFHCGCSVDRVLGALKLLGEAELRDMIETDKGAEATCHFCGEVYKANIDQLEQLIDELKEAQ
- a CDS encoding PspA/IM30 family protein gives rise to the protein MGLFDRISRVVRSNVNDMVSKAEDPEKILEQAVIDMQEDLVQLRQAVAQAIASQKRSQQQYNQAQTESNNWQQRAQLALTKGDENLAREALTRKKTHTETATALKTQLDTQTSQVDTLKRSLIALEGKISEAKTKKDMLKARASAAKAQEQLQGMVSNMGTNTAMAAFERMEDKVLQLEARSQAASELAGADLESQFRSLESGDVDLELEAMKQQMLAGSAQPQQSLPGTSTGQPQATQAPKDAAIDSELEDLKKQLDSL